A DNA window from Porphyromonas gingivalis ATCC 33277 contains the following coding sequences:
- a CDS encoding DUF6078 family protein translates to MSETKERLCIYADFPYEFAVCAPRTDCPKREQCLRASAYDGVLARGLQNIMVINPLIPTSEQGCKAFADNTPVLFAHGITHLYDELPHHAVQSLKHRLLTYFGKTTYYRIYRKERYITIQEQDYIRDSFVRAGFSSDLIRYDAMVYMYELQSTMVKSD, encoded by the coding sequence ATGTCCGAAACAAAAGAAAGACTCTGCATATACGCCGACTTCCCATACGAATTTGCTGTTTGTGCACCGCGTACCGACTGCCCCAAGCGAGAGCAGTGCCTTCGTGCCTCGGCCTACGACGGAGTATTGGCACGAGGCCTTCAGAACATAATGGTGATCAATCCCCTTATCCCCACTTCGGAACAAGGGTGCAAAGCCTTTGCCGACAATACCCCCGTGCTATTCGCCCATGGTATCACGCACCTCTATGACGAACTGCCGCACCACGCCGTGCAGTCGCTCAAGCATCGTCTCCTCACCTATTTCGGCAAGACCACTTACTATCGTATCTACCGCAAGGAACGCTACATCACCATCCAAGAGCAGGACTATATCCGTGACAGCTTTGTCCGGGCCGGATTTTCATCCGATCTGATCCGCTACGATGCGATGGTGTACATGTACGAACTGCAGAGCACCATGGTCAAGAGCGACTGA